A window of Gasterosteus aculeatus chromosome 9, fGasAcu3.hap1.1, whole genome shotgun sequence contains these coding sequences:
- the si:ch211-194g2.4 gene encoding nephronectin translates to MIVQKQRVFVVILHFITLSVAHRHNSLHRSAEDTLEDSGGHTPPGLCSYGQTTSCCSGWRIVHGVCQPVCARLCVNGRCVGPDQCLCSAGYAGPQCDEDVNECGFVERPCSHRCMNTHGSYRCYCEPGYALSADGYTCAREAACFSLRCQFGCQMERGGAVRCLCPPGLHLAADSKTCEDDDECRRGADVCRPRRTCKNTFGSFVCVCRDGFVMGTLSGAVQCRDEDECLIGSHRCSRHAQCVNTDGSYTCQCLEGYSGNGRTCRPRRASQSRADMYFNYKLSKRTKPRRPSS, encoded by the exons ATGATTGTACAAAAACAAAGGGTCTTTGTGGTGATTCTGCATTTTATTACGCTCTCCGTAGCTCATCGTCATAACAG CCTCCACAGGtcagcggaggacacgctggagGACTCCGGGGGTCACACGCCGCCAGGGCTCTGCAGCTACGGTcagaccacttcctgttgttcGGGATGGAGGATTGTTCACGGCGTATGTCAGC CGGTGTGCGCGAGGTTGTGCGTAAATGGAAGATGTGTGGGGCCAGACCAGTGTTTATGCTCCGCGGGGTATGCAGGACCTCAGTGTGACGAAG ATGTGAATGAGTGTGGTTTCGTGGAGAGGCCGTGTTCCCACCGCTGCATGAATACGCACGGTAGCTACCGCTGTTACTGTGAACCTGGATACGCACTCAGTGCAGACGGATACACCTGCGCCA GAGAGGCCGCGTGTTTCTCCCTACGCTGCCAGTTTGGGTGccagatggagagggggggggcggtgcgCTGTCTGTGCCCCCCTGGCCTCCACCTGGCCGCTGACAGCAAGACCTGTGAAG ATGACGACGAGTGTCGGCGAGGTGCTGATGTGTGCCGGCCGCGGCGGACCTGCAAGAACACGTTCGGCAGCTTCGTCTGCGTGTGCCGAGATGGCTTTGTGATGGGGACGCTCAGCGGCGCCGTGCAGTGTCGAG ACGAGGACGAATGTTTAATCGGGTCTCACCGCTGCAGCCGCCACGCTCAGTGCGTCAACACAGATGGTTCCTACacctgtcagtgtttggaggGTTACTCCGGCAACGGACGCACCTGCCGGCCCAGGAGAGCCTCACAGTCCAGGGCTGACATGTACTTCAACTACAAGCTCTCCAAAAGGACCAAGCCCAGAAGACCTTCATCTTGA